From a single Papaver somniferum cultivar HN1 unplaced genomic scaffold, ASM357369v1 unplaced-scaffold_133, whole genome shotgun sequence genomic region:
- the LOC113333627 gene encoding uncharacterized protein LOC113333627, with amino-acid sequence MEEVNSAAVQIQNGRGDQRRDNKSVKNGFFSNLTLEFGSSVSTGSGLKSVSLRAMFESYLAVARGCLRHRQRKGSWNEKQKVIKEKPKATRIISYPLSTAVNTQKRGAFAPLQSLPSLPSASPSPSAYIHHLHLHLHTSTTCISISSHPLHLHTSTNLHSYLHIIYNINNSICSPSIHQSTCTSTSTIHRQYLHATTDYLAAISTASDIHSSRIQAIITTTSLHELDTLCHWFELPFRYKQSFFCCVHKWEQEMLDHILYELKVAEQLGRQPTEPCFNESGLTPDRIYDHSPIQRDETWDGNYESGVYPSLAEQSSN; translated from the exons ATGGAAGAAGTAAACTCTGCTGCCGTTCAAATTCAGAATGGTAGAGGAGATCAAAGAAGGGATAACAAGTCTGTGAAGAATGGGTTTTTCTCGAATTTAACTCTTGAGT TTGGAAGTTCAGTTTCCACTGGTTCGGGTCTCAAATCCGTGAGTCTCAGGGCTATGTTTGAGAGCTATTTGGCAGTTGCTAGGGGATGTTTGCGACACAGACAGAGAAAGGGCAGTTGG AACGAGAAACAGAAAGTTATAAAAGAAAAACCTAAAGCTACAAGGATCATCTCATACCCTCTTTCCACTGCCGTTAACACCCAAAAGAGAGGAGCTTTTGCTCCTCTCCAATCCCTTCCATCACTACCATCTGCATCTCCATCTCCATCAGCATACATCCACCATCTGCATCTCCATCTGCATACATCCACCACCTGCATCTCCATCAGTTCGCATCCACTCCACCTGCATACATCCACCAACCTTCATAGCTACCTGCATATCATCTACAACATCAATAACAGCATCTGCAGTCCATCTATCCACCAGTCCACCTGCACCAGCACCTCCACGATCCATCGCCAATACCTTCACGCCACAACAGACTACCTGGCAGCCATATCAACAGCAAGTGACATCCACAGTTCTCGCATCCAGGCCATCATCACCACTACATCACTTCACGAGCTGGACACTTTGTGTCATTGGTTTGAATTGCCTTTTAG gTACAAACAATCATTCTTTTGTTGTGTGCACAAGTGGGAACAAGAG ATGCTCGATCACATTCTTTATGAGCTAAAGGTAGCAGAACAACTTGGTAGACAACCAACCGAACCTTGTTTCAATGAGTCTGGCCTAACTCCGGATCgtatttatgatcattcacccattcaaagggatgaGACTTGGGATGGAAACTATGAAAGTGGTGTATATCCAAGTTTGGCGGAGCAATCTTCAAATTAG